A section of the Oncorhynchus gorbuscha isolate QuinsamMale2020 ecotype Even-year linkage group LG06, OgorEven_v1.0, whole genome shotgun sequence genome encodes:
- the eif4e1c gene encoding eukaryotic translation initiation factor 4E family member 1c isoform X1, protein MNFVNKKNNIIIFQDNAPETEEPQPEVILTAPPVVAGSQEYIKHPLQNKWALWYFKNDKSKSWTENLRLIAKFDTVEDFWALYNHIQQPSKLGFGCDYCLFKDGVKPMWEDDKNKLGGRWLMTLSKQQRQIDLDRYWMETLLCLIGESFDEASEDVCGAVVNIRPKGDKISIWTGNCQNKEAIVTIGQQYKERLSIPIKLLIGYQSHDDTSSKSGSTTKNMYSV, encoded by the exons AATGCACCTGAAACAGAAGAGCCCCAACCTGAAGTTATCCTCACTGCACCACCTGTGGTTGCTGGTTCTCAGGAGTACATCAAACACCCCTTGCAAAATAA ATGGGCCCTGTGGTATTTCAAAAACGACAAGAGCAAAAGCTGGACAGAGAACCTTCGTCTCATCGCAAAGTTTGACACAGTGGAAGACTTCTGGGC ATTATATAACCACATACAGCAGCCCAGCAAGTTGGGCTTTGGCTGTGACTACTGCTTATTTAAG GATGGGGTGAAGCCAATGTGGGAGGATGACAAGAACAAGCTGGGTGGGAGGTGGCTGATGACCCTCAGCAAACAGCAGAGACAAATCGACCTCGACCGCTACTGGATGGAGACG ctgTTGTGTTTAATCGGTGAGTCGTTTGACGAGGCCAGTGAAGATGTGTGTGGAGCGGTGGTCAACATCCGACCCAAGGGAGATAAAATATCCATTTGGACCGGAAACTGTCAGAACAAGGAAGCCATCGTGACAATAGG aCAACAGTATAAAGAGCGCCTGAGTATCCCCATCAAGCTCCTGATTGGCTACCAGTCACATGACGACACGTCTAGCAAGAGTGGTTCCACCACCAAGAACATGTACTCAGTCTGA
- the eif4e1c gene encoding eukaryotic translation initiation factor 4E family member 1c isoform X2, translated as MATSEPVSEIENAPETEEPQPEVILTAPPVVAGSQEYIKHPLQNKWALWYFKNDKSKSWTENLRLIAKFDTVEDFWALYNHIQQPSKLGFGCDYCLFKDGVKPMWEDDKNKLGGRWLMTLSKQQRQIDLDRYWMETLLCLIGESFDEASEDVCGAVVNIRPKGDKISIWTGNCQNKEAIVTIGQQYKERLSIPIKLLIGYQSHDDTSSKSGSTTKNMYSV; from the exons ATGGCGACTTCGGAGCCGGTAAGCGAGATTGAG AATGCACCTGAAACAGAAGAGCCCCAACCTGAAGTTATCCTCACTGCACCACCTGTGGTTGCTGGTTCTCAGGAGTACATCAAACACCCCTTGCAAAATAA ATGGGCCCTGTGGTATTTCAAAAACGACAAGAGCAAAAGCTGGACAGAGAACCTTCGTCTCATCGCAAAGTTTGACACAGTGGAAGACTTCTGGGC ATTATATAACCACATACAGCAGCCCAGCAAGTTGGGCTTTGGCTGTGACTACTGCTTATTTAAG GATGGGGTGAAGCCAATGTGGGAGGATGACAAGAACAAGCTGGGTGGGAGGTGGCTGATGACCCTCAGCAAACAGCAGAGACAAATCGACCTCGACCGCTACTGGATGGAGACG ctgTTGTGTTTAATCGGTGAGTCGTTTGACGAGGCCAGTGAAGATGTGTGTGGAGCGGTGGTCAACATCCGACCCAAGGGAGATAAAATATCCATTTGGACCGGAAACTGTCAGAACAAGGAAGCCATCGTGACAATAGG aCAACAGTATAAAGAGCGCCTGAGTATCCCCATCAAGCTCCTGATTGGCTACCAGTCACATGACGACACGTCTAGCAAGAGTGGTTCCACCACCAAGAACATGTACTCAGTCTGA
- the eif4e1c gene encoding eukaryotic translation initiation factor 4E family member 1c isoform X3, producing MATSEPNAPETEEPQPEVILTAPPVVAGSQEYIKHPLQNKWALWYFKNDKSKSWTENLRLIAKFDTVEDFWALYNHIQQPSKLGFGCDYCLFKDGVKPMWEDDKNKLGGRWLMTLSKQQRQIDLDRYWMETLLCLIGESFDEASEDVCGAVVNIRPKGDKISIWTGNCQNKEAIVTIGQQYKERLSIPIKLLIGYQSHDDTSSKSGSTTKNMYSV from the exons ATGGCGACTTCGGAGCCG AATGCACCTGAAACAGAAGAGCCCCAACCTGAAGTTATCCTCACTGCACCACCTGTGGTTGCTGGTTCTCAGGAGTACATCAAACACCCCTTGCAAAATAA ATGGGCCCTGTGGTATTTCAAAAACGACAAGAGCAAAAGCTGGACAGAGAACCTTCGTCTCATCGCAAAGTTTGACACAGTGGAAGACTTCTGGGC ATTATATAACCACATACAGCAGCCCAGCAAGTTGGGCTTTGGCTGTGACTACTGCTTATTTAAG GATGGGGTGAAGCCAATGTGGGAGGATGACAAGAACAAGCTGGGTGGGAGGTGGCTGATGACCCTCAGCAAACAGCAGAGACAAATCGACCTCGACCGCTACTGGATGGAGACG ctgTTGTGTTTAATCGGTGAGTCGTTTGACGAGGCCAGTGAAGATGTGTGTGGAGCGGTGGTCAACATCCGACCCAAGGGAGATAAAATATCCATTTGGACCGGAAACTGTCAGAACAAGGAAGCCATCGTGACAATAGG aCAACAGTATAAAGAGCGCCTGAGTATCCCCATCAAGCTCCTGATTGGCTACCAGTCACATGACGACACGTCTAGCAAGAGTGGTTCCACCACCAAGAACATGTACTCAGTCTGA